From Sediminibacterium sp. TEGAF015, a single genomic window includes:
- a CDS encoding succinate dehydrogenase/fumarate reductase iron-sulfur subunit — protein sequence MEHYHMNLNLKVWRQKNSNTKGDFKTYQVKNISSEMSFLEMFDVLNEQLISEGEEPVAFDHDCREGICGMCSMYINGKPHGPWQANTTCQLHMRAFKDGDTIVVEPWRANAFPVIKDLTVDRSSFDRIIQAGGYISVNTGNAVDGNALPINKDNADNSFAAAMCIGCGACVAACKNSSAMLFLSAKVSHLALLPQGEPERKSRVLNMVAQMDKEGFGACTNTGACEATCPKEISLTNIARLNSEYLSASLSAEK from the coding sequence ATGGAACACTATCATATGAATCTGAACTTAAAAGTTTGGAGACAAAAAAACAGCAATACAAAGGGTGATTTTAAAACATATCAGGTAAAAAATATTTCATCAGAAATGAGTTTTCTTGAAATGTTTGATGTGCTGAATGAGCAATTAATCAGCGAAGGAGAAGAACCCGTTGCATTTGATCACGATTGTAGAGAAGGAATTTGTGGAATGTGCTCAATGTATATTAATGGTAAACCACACGGACCATGGCAGGCAAATACTACCTGTCAATTACATATGCGTGCATTCAAAGACGGTGACACAATTGTAGTTGAACCATGGAGAGCCAATGCCTTCCCAGTTATCAAAGACTTGACTGTAGACAGATCCTCATTCGACAGAATTATCCAAGCTGGTGGTTATATTAGTGTGAATACAGGTAATGCCGTTGATGGTAATGCCTTACCCATTAACAAAGACAATGCAGACAATAGTTTTGCCGCTGCCATGTGTATTGGCTGTGGAGCTTGTGTAGCTGCTTGTAAAAATAGCTCTGCCATGTTGTTCCTCAGTGCAAAAGTGAGCCACCTTGCTTTATTGCCACAGGGTGAACCAGAGCGCAAGTCCCGTGTATTGAACATGGTTGCACAAATGGATAAAGAAGGCTTTGGTGCTTGTACCAATACAGGAGCTTGTGAAGCAACATGTCCAAAAGAAATTTCGCTAACAAATATAGCTAGACTGAACTCAGAATACTTAAGTGCTAGTTTAAGTGCAGAAAAGTAA